The following is a genomic window from Bos taurus isolate L1 Dominette 01449 registration number 42190680 breed Hereford chromosome 11, ARS-UCD2.0, whole genome shotgun sequence.
ATTGGGTTCTGGGGAAGTCTCTCAATCTCCCCTTCCTGAGAAACCCAGGATCTGTCATTAACCCTGCTAGAGGAGCTTGGCTTGGTATTTTCTTCTCAGGGAGCCCAGACAGGTCATATCATGCTGATGCTGTAATTTCTTCATCTAAGCCTCACGCGATCTTCTGAAAGGAGGATCCTGCTTTCATTCATGTCATAAGATTGTCACACCCCATTGAGGTAGCTGGCACTCCCTAACATGCCAGATAAATGTCCCCTGCTTTGTCATAGCCCGTCATTGCTCTCAGGACCTGCTGGAGCTACTATACAGTCCCCTGTGCTTTCTTTAAAGGTTCTTGCCAACTGAGAGCTGGAAGGTTCCTTGACTATAGAGCTTTCTCTCTTTTCGTGTTTTAAGACTCAGTGAAGGGGTGGATCCATGCCGGGCTAGGTGCCTCTTTCTGGGGAGCTGCTAGGATCCTGGCAGATCTACTTGACTCGGGTCCCTCCCCTGTTCCCAGGCAGATGCATTTGCCAGTGGGATTGGGaagggctgctgggaggaggtGACCCAGACTTCAGGGAGCTGTGGGCTATTTGAGGTCAAAAGTCATGCCTGACCTTGGAACCTCTAGGGGGAATACGGTCCCTGACtggatccctgggaggaggaaaatTCTGCTTTACATGCCCTCCTTAAGGTTGCCTTGAGGTTTTGTCCCAGAAGGTGCCTCAGATCTTGGTATCAGTCCAGGCTTCCTGGCTCCCTGCCCAGAATCAGGACATTAGGAACTAGTTTCCTGGGAGGGTCTTGAAATGTCTTCTAATGCTCAGATCTCCTATCACTGTCCCCCACAGGCACTGAGACTACCCCACTATGGCATGTTTTCTGGGACACGATGGAGGAATCCATACATCAGGTGATGTTGGCATGGAGTCTGGAGGCCAGGAACATTCATACCTGTCTCTTCTGAACACCCTAGCCTTCTCTGCCCCTTCCTGTGTACAGTCCTTACCACCCAAGGCTATCCATCTCCCATTGGAACATGAGGGTGTTGACCATTTCTTATTCACTGCTCTGGGTCCAGACACTGGCTTGGGCCAAACCCAAAGCATCAAGGAGAGTAGCTGGGCCTTGACACATGTGTACTTACGGGGATGAGAGTTTACCTTCTTAGACCAGTTATGGCCCTTCTCTTCCTCAACAGAGCCCACAGTTTCAGTGGAAAGAAAGGCTGGGTTCATGGGTCATGTGAGAGCTGCCAGTTTTAATGTGCAAACCCTGAACCATCCTTCCTGAAAGACCTGGATTAGATCATTctcctggtggtggtttagtcgctaagtcatctctgactctttgcaatcccagggactgtatcccaccagggtcctctgtccgtgggattctccaggcaagaatattggagggggttgccatttccttctccaggcgatcttcccaggtctcctacattgcaggtggtttcctggatttcaggcagattctttttttttttttttttagtgttcaggcacattctttatcgactgagcctTCCTTCCTGAAAGACCTGGATTAGATGATCTTTCTCCTAACATCTGGTAAAGCAGCCTTCATCATGttggggtttttaaaaaattattcttttccatttaaacaGCAATGGATTGTCCCAGATATGTAGTAGTCTCCGACTTGAGTCAGCAGGTGTGGTTCCTTCAGGGTCAGATCCTCGTGGTAGTTCCTCGGAGCAACAATGTGAGGCCAGGTAAGTGACAGGTCATCGTGTGGCTGCTCCTTGGAGCAGCCTCACATCAGTGCGGCTGGGATGCTTGTACCATCCTTTTATTAAAGTGTGGCTTTgtagcagagacatcatttggctgacaaaggtccatatagtcaaagctatggtttttccaggagtcatacacggatatgagagttggaccagaaagaagactgagcaccaaagaaacgATACTTTtcaactgcagtgctggagaagactcttgagagtcccttgaactacaaaaaatcaaaccagtcaaccataaaggaaatcaacactgagtaTTCATCGAAAGACTGTTGTTGcaactgaaagtccaatactttgatgtgaagagccaagtcactggaaaagaccttgttgctgggaaagactaaggcaaaaggagaagggggaagcagagaatgagatggttggatggcttcaccaattcGATGGATATGATATTAGGCAAACTCTGTGAGAgtgtggaagacagaggagcctggtgtgctacagtccatgggactgcgaagagtcagacacaacctagcaactgaacaacaacacctgGAGGGGGAAGAATTTCACATCTGCCCGGGAAGAGGTGTCTTGGACCATGGCAAAGAGAGCAGAGGGAGTGGAGTAGCTTTCTGGGGAGCAGGAGAGCTGCTTTCAGTGATCTGAAGGCCTGTCCTAAGGAAAAAGAGTGGCTTGTTTGCCCAACTTCCTATGTCCTAAGAGGACTAATTGGGTGGGTTGCACAGAAGGCAGATTTCAACATCAGTTAGGCAAAACTCGGTAATGAACAGAGCTTTCCAAGGATCAGAGGGGTTGCTTGGGATTGGTGCTCCTCGCCTCCAGGTGTTCAAGCAGAGGTTGTGAAAATCCCAACGGTGGGGTCTGCCTCCTCTGCCTGCGCTCCATTTCCTAGAGCAGCGACTGGTGCTTGGTatgattgagtgaatgaatgaacgaatgaatatGAGGCTGACCACTCTGTGGGTCTGGTAGTGGGATTATACTCTTAAGGGCTCTTCCAGCCTTGCCTGTAAGGTCTTGGTCTTTTGTAATTGCAAAAGGTCACTGACGCCGTAACCCCTCTTCTCTGACAGTCACTGTCACCATTATACCATGCAAGTATCCGGAGTGTCTTGAGAAAGACAAAGGGATTCCTATTTATTTGGGAATAAAGCAGCCAGAAATGTGTCTATGTTGTGAGGACGTTGGTGGAAAGCCCGAATTGCAGTTGAAGGTAagtgacaaagaaaaataatgttagaAAAAACCCAACTTCTTTTCTCAGAAGTTGATTTGTCAGGAAATctaattttacaattaaaaaataaatagtttccTGTTCTTAAGCATATTTATACCTGGCTCCTTTAGAGTCATGGGCATGcaataagcttttatttttttaaagccaaactaatttttatttgtttagttttggctgtgctgggtcttgttttttgctgtgtgggctttctctagttgcagtgagtggaggctactctcttgTGGTGGTggatgggcttctcactgcagtggcttctcttgttgcagagcatgggctctctaggtgtgtgggcttcaggagttgtggtgcgtgggctcattAGTTGTAGCTTCTGGGTTCTAGGGcacaggcttggtagttgtggcatGGCTTAGTTgttcctcggcatgtgggatcttcccagaactAGTGATTgagactgtgtctcctgcattggcaggaggattctttaccatgagccaccaaggaagcccatgtttttcttatttttaactgcCTGATATAAAACACCTTGTTTCTGAAACTTCAGTTTACAGCAATTCAATTTAATTCAACACCATCCAATCCAAGCCAGCAAATGTGTTCATTCTAACTGGCCTCCAGCACTGTTGTAGGCATTTGAACATCATCAGTGCACAGAATGGCAAAGAGCCTTGCCTTTCTAGGGTTTACATTCTAGTGGAAGACAAGAAATAGTCCACAAGAAGCATAATCATGGGTAAGCCTGTGACATGTTAAAGGGGGTTATGCTGTCTGGGAAAGAAGGATTAGAACTAGTAAAGAGACTGGTGGCGCCAGAAACAGCTAGAGCCTGGCTTCATGGTAAATAGTACAGCAGGTATTATTGTAAAGGTAAGATTTTATTggacaggaaaggaagaaaaatgtgagCCCAACAGAGTGTCCAGTGAGGGCAAGTTCAAGGACCGGGAGTGAGCTGGGGAAGAGGCAGAGTTCAGAGAAAGGCAGATAGTAAAAGAGCTTTCCCACTTTTGTAAAGTCTTTAACCTGTCAAtcaattaattcattcaacatatatgctagactctaggttcatccacatcactgcaAAGACccaatttccttcccttttatggctgtgtaatattctgttatatttatctactactgtgtgtaaaacagatagctggtacagcacagggagcccagtttGATGCTCTATGagtacctagaggggtggaattgggggtggggctgggagagagggccaagaggaaggagatatatgtatacatagggctgattcactttgttgtacagcagagactaacaacactgtaaagcaactatgctccaattaaaaatatataaaacaattttaaattaattcaacCCAAATTATTAGAATGTTTTGAATAGAAGAGTGACATGAAAGGACATAGATTTTAAAAGGATTATTTTGGCTGCTACTTGAGAGCAGGGTGTGACGGACAAGGACAAAATTTCCCTTGGAGGCTTCAGGGTGACCCAGGTGTAATCTGAGGGTCTACTGGAGGAAGAGGGATGATGGTCAGAGTCTTGAACTTTAAATTAAGGCAATAGAATTTGCTGACAGAGTGGATATGGTGTGTGATGAAGTAGATGAGGACGAAACAGTACGCTTTCAGCTCTGTAGGCAAGAGCTAGATGGTTTAGACCCTGCAGGTTTTGTTAAAGGCCTTAAATTATATGATAATTATGAGAACATCATTCAAGACATTTAAGCTGGATGGTAACATGATCTTGTTTATTCAGTTATTTCAGTTTACAGTTCATTCAACTGCTTTGTGGAGAACGGGTGGTGGGGATGGAACAGGTGTGCGGGAGGATGTGAGAAGCGgctcaattcaacaaatattttggaaCTAGGCTTTACAGGTCTTGTTACTGGGTTAGATGCTGAGAGGTCAAAGAAAGCAGTTTCAAGGTTGGCTTCTTGGTTTTTGGCTGTCCACAGAGTGGGATAGATTAACTGGCAGTTATTAACTGAATAAAGGAATCTTTTGGAAGAAGTCCCCCTATTCAGGGTAGAATGTGGCCGAATTATGGGCCATTCCATTATCTCTTTGGAGATCTTGGATATAATGTACTTTACTTAGAAATACTTATCTTACCTAAATATaacaatatgtaaatatataaatatatacacctACAAATATCTTTCTGTATACAATATGGAAGATTTTTTCTGATTATTCTATATTCCTTTGTTCCTTTGAGTGCAAATCCTTTGAGTTTTTAGACCCTCTTGTGCCTTTTTCATGGCTTTGACCTTTCTCATATGTTTGACAATCAAAAACCTATACACCCCCACCTGGTAGTCCTTTGCCAGAACAGTGGTTCTTACAGGAGGGGGTCTCTCATGGATGCAGCTTGGGTGAGAGAGGAGCTTGGCTTCCTGCTGCAAATTTGcatctccttccttttcctcGGGGAAGAGGGGGTCTTCTCAGCCTCTAATGTGAGGAGAGTTCCAATTTGTAATTCAAGCGTGGCCACTTATCCGTGAACCTGTGCCTTGTATCAACTTCCATGCCCCCTCTGGATTTGAGGGTGAAGGCTGGGAAGGTGAGATTTTGGGTGTGCCCACTCTGCTGTTCCTTTGAAATGTATTTTCCTAGGCTTGCTCTAATATATGGGTAGGGTTGCTCAAACATTGGAACATTTATAGGTTGTGTGCAAGGAACCTTGAACTGCAGGGCtttcaaggtggctcagtggtaaagaatctgcctctcaatacaagagacgagggttcaagccctgggttgggaagatcccctggagaaggaaatggcaaccccctccaggaatcttgcctggagaatcccatggacagaggagcctggcagtctacagtctgtgggatcttcaaagagtcggacatgacttagcaactaaacaacaacaaccttgaACTACTCAAACAGCCTCTGTTTCTCCTTCTGGCATTTTCTGTCCCGTTTCAGAACCAGAAGATAATGGATCTGTACAACCAAGCCGAGCCTGTGAAGCCATTCCTTTTCTACCGCCAAAGCACAGGCAGTACCTCCACATTTGAGTCTGTGGCCTTTCCCGGATGGTTCATTGCCTCTTCTGAGAGAAACCAGCCCATCTTTCTCACTTCTGAGCTGGGGAACATATACAATACTGCCTTCCAATTAGATTCCAAGGTTTGAACTCAACCTAGAGGTGGCAACTTGGTCTTATCATTTCTAGCACTCAGTGTCTTTGTTTGTATTATCTCTGTGTCATTTTCATCAGTGCTTAGAGGTGGGCTTGAGCCCGTTCTcatcttattttataaatggagaaGAAGCAATGACTCTATGGAAACCAAGGAATAGAATGTGGGCTCAGAAGCAAAGGAGGTGGGTGGTGTGTGGCTCTCCTTTTCAGCTGCAATGGTCCATCCTTCAAGCCATCTGTACAAACATATCAGGACCCTAAAACAGTAGGACTCTCTCCTGGGTGTGGTTATGAAGAAGCCTCAGAGCTCATGAGTCTTACCCAAGATATTGGGACTAGCTTGGAGCTGATCTTTCTATTCTGCTTTGTTTCCTGATGGTATTACATTTCCCATAATCTCTATATGTTTCCAGTACTTTGCAAGGGTTAATGCATCATTTTAAGGGTTAGAGTcttgtaaaagaaaataattcttaacGAAAGTGAATTATTTTTGTCTAATTCTAATGTGTTACCATaaagccagggcttccctggtggctcagagtagaatccacctgcagtgcaggagcctcaggagacatgggtttgatccctgggttgggaagatcccctggaggagggcatagcaacccactccagtattcttgcttggggaatcccatggacagaggaacctggcaggctacagttaaagagtcagacatgactgaagcgacttagcacacatgcactcaccAGAAAGCCAAATATAAACTCTAGGTTTTTTATACAATAAGAAAGCTAAAacagatataaaatgaaataggAAACAAGGAGCAAGCTGAAATTAGCAAAAGTAATTAAATGAAGACACCACAGTGGGTCAGCCTGGGGCTTAGCTGAAGGGAGCAGGGTCCTTATCAATGGTGATAGGTTGGGTGGTGGGGGTATTTCATGTAAAAAGGCACTACCATTTACTATTTTCTGTGGAATCTCATgccttgctttcttttctttttaggaatTCTCACCATCTAACAACTCCCTCTAGAAACTGCAGTAAAAGGTGCCTTTTGGGGGAATGGAGAGCCTAAATTCTTCACCAGCCGTGCTTCAGATGTTACATTGTGatgaaatgaaacaactgatttaGGGTATAATTGTAAAAAGATGTAGCTCAGATCTGGTTCTGCATATCGTAGATTTCTTATTCTGACTCTGATACTACAAATGTAGAAAACGATGTTTGCTTAAATGCAGTCCACACGATAACagtaatgaatttttttaaatgaaactttcATTAAAGTAGTGGACAATCACACCACTTACTCTACTAGGCAGGCTAGTAAGCAGTCAATAAGCACTGACATAACACAGTGTCTCTTGATTCTTAAAAGTTTTCTTCTTCAGTGAAATACTTTTTCAGCATGCAGTTTTATAAAAGCCGCCATTAATGTGGACACAAAGCTAATTAGTTCTGGAATATCAAATAGAAGAATTACTCATTGGATATTTAGTACTACACTTACTGCTAATAAATGGTGACATGTTGTTACATCTGCCAATTTGCATCATTACATTGTCAATTGATACATGTGACAGTTGGGGTCTGATGACACATTCCCTTGCAACATGATTATGATTCTGAGTGCCATGGCATAGCCATGGCATAGCCAGTCCTACCAGGGGCTGTGTGAtgattcagtttcctcatctccttTCTCTACCGTGTTCATGCGGGCACTATGATACCTTTGTCAACTGGCATGTACAAGAGCTCATGCAAAACTCTAATAAGGTGATGCTTTGTGGCTGGGCTCAGGCGTAAGGGGGTCATTCTGGTCACCCATAAGAGATTCTGATAACATATTTAGAACATACTCAGAATGAAaaaatggggcttctctggtggctcaaatggtaaagaatctgcctgcaatgcaggagacatgggtttgatccctgggtccagaagatcccctggagaagggaatggctacccactccaggattcttgcctgggaaatcccatggacagaggagcctggatgactacagtccatgcggttgcagagtcagacacgactgaacaactaacactttcactctcaaaaTGCAAACATAGGGAATTTCTCcaagatccagtggttaagacttggtgctttcattGCCTTGGGctcatgttcaatccctggacagagaactaaggtcccacaagccaagcagcatggccaaaaacaaacaaacaaacaaagcaaaaccaaaaaaaaacaaacaaaaatgaaaaacacaataaTCTCATCTTGTGGAACCCGGAGAACAGCCTTCCATGGACCCCCAGCTTACCCATCAATTTTGAGAAATACCACACATGATCTGGCACAGTGGAAGAAATCAGAGAAGGTTCTTGTGAGCAGCAGCACTCTCATTTTCAGCTTATTACCTGGTGCACATCTGACTTTCACGTGTTTGCTGTGTCTAGTGCTCTTGCACTTGAATACCATATGCTCCAGGCCAAGATTCATTGAAGCATTTGGTTCCTTTGGATCTTTAGCAACTAGATACTACAGAAAACCTTGATGCCCTGGGAGACGGGTTTCTGGCTTCCAGTGGGGGGAGGGGATTAAGAACTTTGCCACCAAAATCACAAGTCCAGAGAAAACAGTTGAGTGGAATGTTTTCCTGTCAAGCTGCTTTGGGGCTTACATCATCTGGCTCCAGAATCGCTGAAGGGCAAAGATGGTTTCCTGAAGACACTGTCCCCAGCATTAACAATTGGCCATGAGGACTAAAGATGCCTCCCCAAGACCCTGAGACCAGGGGTTGTAATGAATAATTCTTCATGTCAATAAAACATCAGTTTGCATTTCTCACACttgaggagatggttggatggcatcaccaacttgatggatgtgagtttgagcaagcttcgggagttggtgatggacagggaagcctggcatgctgtagtccatggagtcgcaaagaattggacacgactgagtgaactgaactgatgatgtgatatcacttacatgtcaaatctaaagaaatgatacaaatgaacttatttacaaaacagaaaaagactcatagagaaaacaagcttatggttaccaaagggaaaatagAGAATGGTAAATTGGAAATTTGAGTTAATAAATACAcccttctatatataaaatagataataagaacctactgtatacacaggaaactgtattcaatatttggtaataattttaatggaaaaaattctggaaaacaatatatatatatgtatgtacgtgAATCACTTTCCTATATACGTGAAACAtagtaaatcaactctacttcaattaaaaataataggcACACAATAGTTTTTTGCTCCCCCTCCCCAGGAATTGTATAGTTTTTCTTAGTGACATCATCTCCTTTagctttttcattttatgaatgaggaaagGGAGGCGCAAAGTGTGGCAGTGACTTACTGAGGTGGCATTGACATTGATTATTTGAACTGGAAGTCATGATAGCCTTGATTTGGGGTCTTTCAATTTCTGTTTCCTGGAGTTGGGATATTATGAATCACGGTGTGAGAAATCGGCAACAATTATCAACAGCAATCTTGTTGTTGGGACTTTGTTCCCACGGTGTGAGAAATCAACAACAATCAGCGCCTTGGGAGCCTCCTCACTTCCATCACCGGGCTGTTCTCATCTAGCATGGTGTCAGTGGATGACCCACCCCAGGCGGAGCATTCCTGGCACCTAGGCATCATTATGAAACGACTCAAGTGCTGACCTGTATTGTGCACTCGTATCTCACTTGTATCTCAGTTGTATCTCACTGAGTATCTCACTCAGTTGTAAGCAacgtcagaatcacctggggtgTAAACTAAAAGCTCGGGTGTTTGGGCAAAATGTAGACCTAGTAAGTCAAAcccgggcttccttggtggctcagcaataaagaattcgtgtgcaatgcaggagactcggattccatccccgggtcaggaagatcgcttggagaaggaaatggcaacctactccagcctggaaaatcccatggacagaggagcctggtgggctagagtccatgcagtcacaaaagagtcagacatgacttagcaactaaacaagaatgACAAAGTTAAACCCACTCCTATCAAAATTCTAACTGTCCAGGCTTAGAGCAGGGCCTTAGATGAAAGAGATGTATGTGGCAAGGTATGGAGACAGAGCATGGACCTTCCAGGTTCCCTGAGTATGCCACTAACTCCAGATCTTTGACATGTTCACCAGTCTAGAATTTCTCCAAACCCCATCTTTTTGGGGTTTTATGCCGGCTTCACTACATAGATATgtttgattaaatcattggccattagCAATTGTTTCAACCTCCAGCCCGTCCCCTGTCCCTGGAGGTCAGAAGTTGGTGGCAATcaaagttccaaccctctaatccAATGGTTGGTTTCCCAGCAACCTGCAAAAGTCACCTcataacataacaaaagacaacTTTATTGCTATCAACACCTAGGACAtttcaagggttttaggagctctgtgccagaaatgggGACAGAGATtaaacatgtatttcttttttaaatatttattttattttggctgtgctgggtcttcgttgctgcgcttggactttctttagttgcggcaagctagggctactctctagttgtggctctccGGTTCCTCACTGTG
Proteins encoded in this region:
- the IL36G gene encoding interleukin-36 gamma, translating into MACFLGHDGGIHTSAMDCPRYVVVSDLSQQVWFLQGQILVVVPRSNNVRPVTVTIIPCKYPECLEKDKGIPIYLGIKQPEMCLCCEDVGGKPELQLKNQKIMDLYNQAEPVKPFLFYRQSTGSTSTFESVAFPGWFIASSERNQPIFLTSELGNIYNTAFQLDSKEFSPSNNSL